A stretch of Brassica napus cultivar Da-Ae chromosome C6, Da-Ae, whole genome shotgun sequence DNA encodes these proteins:
- the LOC106404309 gene encoding uncharacterized protein LOC106404309 — MAKGDRPKEGSSQSGVEERGRESTATRAGTQREKSVSREALGVAVGEMGDKLERVEHTVTELESVVFGGLEEVKQNAADLDSRFIRLEELVTGSMQALRDDIEGMKARFTAMEEDITLVKRASANAEAVGGTSFGKVELPKPNRFNGVRDAKEVENFLWQMEIYFDNLSVVAENAKVKTATSYLSDTAMLWWRRKHSEIEQGTCRIDTWDDFKKELKRQFYPENVVYEARKKLRELRQRGSIRDYVKEFTTLMLQIPNMTAEDLVFYFTDGLQSWAKQELQRRGVKTVDEAIAVAESLNDFRTSGPSESSKKKEQVMAKGGGAKRDTARPSNSRIFEKGVRREDFEARKKSFVPKGGCFVCKGPHAMKDCPKMGSLSAIMESRDIETPEGEPGKMGSLQLLNALKANPVVKPVSKGLMYVEAWINDKPTRVMVDTGATHNFMATDEAVRLGVKWSKKDGWMKTVNARAQPVNGIARGVGMKLGSWSGPVNFSVIPMDDFKVVLGMDFMRQVSAIPMPALSSVCILEKGSPCMIPTLEEKIDGTRQLSAMQLTKGVKKGEPTFLAMMKVEDEPNNVEDIPQVIKTVLEENKDVMPAKLPEKLPPRRAVDHQIELEPGAKPPSMAPYRMAPSELEELRKQLDELLSTGKLRPSKAPYGAPVLFQKKHDGSLRMCVDYRALNKVTVKNRYPIPLIADLFDRLGGAKVYTKMDLQKGYYQVRIAEGDEPKTACITRYGSFEWMVMPFGLTNAPATFCTLMNQILQPYLDRFVVAYLDDIVIYSNSMEEHVEHLRTVFRVLRENELFVKREKCTFATEEVQFLGHVIGHGKLKMDEPKVKAIMEWEAPTKVTELRSFLGLVNYYRRFIEGYSKKAAPLTDLLKKGKTWDWSGPCQEAFEELKTVVSQEPVLALPDFSLPFELHTDASDFAIGGLLMQNGHPIAFESRKLNETERRYTVQEKEMTAIVHCLRVWRHYLLGAHFSVKTDNVATSYFQTQKKLSPKQARWQDFLAEFDYTLEYKPGKVNVVADALSRKAELAAMSQVKGTIMARIREGLERDPVAKELVKLSNEGKVHRFWVEDGLLYTKGRRLYVPK, encoded by the coding sequence ATGGCTAAGGGAGATAGACCAAAAGAAGGGAGCTCACAGTCCGGCGTGGAGGAGCGTGGAAGGGAGTCCACGGCCACACGTGCTGGCACCCAGCGGGAAAAGAGTGTTTCCCGTGAGGCTTTGGGTGTGGCTGTGGGCGAGATGGGTGATAAGCTCGAGAGGGTCGAGCATACCGTCACTGAGCTGGAGAGTGTGGTGTTCGGTGGGCTTGAGGAAGTCAAGCAAAACGCTGCCGACTTGGACTCTCGGTTCATTCGGCTCGAGGAGCTGGTGACGGGATCCATGCAGGCTTTGCGTGATGACATCGAGGGGATGAAGGCACGCTTTACTGCGATGGAGGAAGACATCACGCTGGTCAAGAGGGCAAGCGCAAACGCTGAAGCCGTTGGCGGAACCAGTTTCGGTAAGGTTGAGCTGCCGAAACCAAACCGGTTCAATGGTGTGCGGGACGCCAAGGAGGTCGAGAATTTCCTTTGGCAGATGGAGATATACTTCGACAATCTCAGTGTGGTGGCTGAGAATGCAAAGGTGAAGACGGCGACGTCCTACCTGTCGGACACAGCCATGCTATGGTGGCGAAGGAAACATTCTGAGATCGAGCAAGGAACATGCCGGATCGATACTTGGGATGATTTCAAGAAGGAACTGAAGCGGCAGTTCTACCCGGAGAACGTTGTATATGAGGCCCGCAAGAAGTTGAGGGAACTTCGACAGCGTGGCTCGATCCGGGACTATGTGAAGGAGTTCACAACGCTCATGCTTCAGATTCCGAATATGACCGCGGAGGATCTGGTGTTCTACTTCACCGATGGACTGCAATCTTGGGCCAAGCAAGAGTTGCAGCGTCGGGGAGTCAAGACGGTGGACGAAGCCATCGCGGTGGCCGAGTCGCTAAATGACTTCCGTACCTCTGGTCCGTCCGAGTCCtcaaagaagaaggagcaggTCATGGCCAAAGGTGGGGGAGCAAAACGGGATACTGCCCGGCCATCCAACTCAAGGATTTTTGAGAAGGGTGTTCGTCGGGAAGACTTCGAGGCAAGGAAAAAGTCCTTTGTTCCTAAGGGAGGATGCTTTGTGTGCAAGGGGCCACATGCAATGAAGGACTGCCCGAAGATGGGGTCTTTATCGGCTATCATGGAGAGTCGGGACATCGAGACTCCAGAAGGGGAACCAGGAAAGATGGGGTCGTTGCAACTTCTCAACGCCCTAAAGGCTAACCCGGTAGTGAAGCCGGTGAGCAAAGGGCTCATGTACGTGGAAGCCTGGATCAATGATAAGCCGACCCGAGTGATGGTGGACACGGGCGCCACTCACAACTTCATGGCGACAGACGAAGCTGTGAGGCTTGGCGTCAAGTGGTCCAAGAAGGATGGTTGGATGAAGACGGTGAACGCAAGGGCTCAGCCTGTCAATGGTATAGCTCGAGGTGTCGGGATGAAGCTGGGAAGCTGGAGCGGCCCGGTGAACTTCTCAGTCATTCCGATGGACGATTTCAAGGTAGTCTTGGGTATGGACTTCATGAGACAAGTCTCAGCCATACCCATGCCTGCATTGAGCTCGGTCTGCATCCTCGAGAAGGGTTCACCGTGCATGATTCCGACCTTGGAAGAGAAAATTGATGGGACGAGGCAACTATCGGCGATGCAGCTCACCAAGGGGGTGAAGAAGGGTGAACCCACGTTTTTGGCCATGATGAAGGTTGAGGATGAGCCCAATAACGTTGAGGACATCCCTCAAGTCATCAAAACGGTCCTTGAGGAGAACAAGGACGTTATGCCGGCAAAGTTGCCAGAGAAGCTACCACCGAGGAGGGCGGTGGACCACCAGATCGAGTTGGAGCCAGGAGCCAAACCACCATCTATGGCGCCTTATAGAATGGCTCCATCCGAACTAGAGGAGTTACGGAAACAACTCGATGAGTTATTATCGACGGGGAAGCTGAGACCGTCGAAGGCACCTTATGGGGCCCCGGTTCTGTTCCAAAAGAAGCATGATGGCTCATTGAGGATGTGCGTGGACTACCGGGCCCTTAACAAGGTAACGGTCAAGAACCGCTATCCCATTCCGTTGATTGCTGATCTATTCGATAGACTTGGTGGGGCGAAAGTCTATACGAAGATGGACTTGCAGAAGGGTTACTACCAAGTCCGGATAGCGGAAGGGGATGAGCCAAAGACTGCGTGCATAACACGGTATGGGTCGTTCGAGTGGATGGTAATGCCATTCGGTCTTACAAACGCCCCCGCCACGTTTTGCACTCTAATGAACCAGATCCTACAGCCCTACTTGGATCGGTTTGTGGTGGCATACTTGGATGATATCGTTATCTACAGCAACTCGATGGAGGAGCATGTGGAGCACTTGCGGACCGTATTCCGGGTTCTCCGTGAGAATGAGTTGTTTGTGAAGCGAGAGAAGTGTACTTTTGCCACCGAGGAAGTTCAGTTCCTTGGCCATGTTATCGGCCATGGAAAGCTGAAGATGGATGAACCGAAGGTCAAAGCAATCATGGAGTGGGAGGCCCCGACCAAGGTAACGGAGTTGCGATCTTTCCTTGGTCTGGTCAACTACTATCGTCGGTTCATCGAGGGATACTCAAAGAAAGCAGCGCCACTGACGGACCTTCTCAAGAAAGGGAAGACATGGGACTGGTCCGGACCTTGCCAAGAGGCCTTCGAGGAACTAAAGACTGTGGTAAGCCAGGAACCTGTCCTTGCCTTACCCGACTTCAGTCTCCCTTTCGAGTTACACACGGATGCCTCTGACTTTGCCATTGGGGGATTGCTCATGCAAAATGGGCATCCAATTGCTTTTGAGAGCCGTAAGCTGAATGAGACTGAACGGCGGTACACGGTCCAAGAGAAAGAGATGACCGCGATAGTCCATTGCTTGCGAGTTTGGAGACACTACCTTCTTGGGGCGCATTTCTCGGTCAAGACGGACAATGTGGCAACGAGTTACTTCCAGACCCAGAAGAAGTTGTCTCCGAAACAAGCAAGATGGCAAGACTTCCTGGCTGAGTTCGATTATACTTTGGAGTACAAGCCAGGAAAGGTGaatgtggtggccgatgcaCTAAGTCGGAAGGCAGAGCTAGCGGCGATGAGCCAAGTCAAGGGGACTATCATGGCTCGAATTCGCGAGGGGCTAGAACGTGATCCAGTCGCTAAGGAACTGGTGAAGCTATCCAACGAGGGGAAGGTGCATCGATTTTGGGTAGAAGACGGGTTACTCTACACCAAAGGTCGAAGGCTTTATGTGCCTAAGTGA